In Risungbinella massiliensis, the genomic stretch AAATCACAAACTTTTCCATTCACATAAAAAGCTTCCACTAGACTGGTTGGGGTATCACTATTGAACTCTAATACTTTTAATCCATTTGGTGTATTGGCGAAGTCAAATCTTCCTATAGCTGTTGTGTGACAATAGGGAAGATGTAAACGGATCGCTCCCCAAGTTTCTTTTGGAATGCCTAGTTCCTCTAATAGTTCATCTGATCCACTACGTACTACCTCAATTGTCTTATGAAAGATCGCACCTAATGCCTCTGTTGCGAACTGAATCTCCTCTTTCAAAGTGGCTGACAATTGATAGACAGAAGCTAGTGCATACTCTTCTTTAGGAAAGAGATCCCAGTTAAAAATCCCCTCTTCGCGGATTCCTTGGTATAATGTTTGTCTTTGTTGTTGATAGATGGTAGGACTATGAAAAGACCTCCGAAACTTCATTAACTAGAGCTTCCTGAAGATACGTAACTATCATTCTTGATATAAGCTACTGTCTTACCATCTACTACTACATAGGAATCTTTGTCATAGTAGCTACCATCATCATCACACATTCCATCCTTGTTATCATCATAACAAAGCTCAATATCATCATCTGCACACCCTGCGAGTGGAACCATTAAGGCTACAGAAGCAAAAAGAGTTAGGAGTTTTTTTGTTTTTTTCTCCATATCTATCCCCCTAGATGCAATAAAATCAAACCAATATATATAGGTTATATACTAAATAATACTGAAAAACAATAAATCCAAAATATTATGTCTAATAAATTTAGGCGAGGATTCCCCCGCCTTTTGATCTTAGTAACTTAACTAGAAGTATTAGGAGTTGTTTTTTTTTGCTTTACGAGATATCCAGCAGCGATGACTAAAATAACTGCTACTACTTCAAATCCGTATTTTACAATTGGATCTTCAAAGAACGGTGCAAGGAATTTCTCTTTTACGATCATTTTCGCTGCAGTATAAGCTAGAACACCAGAACCAATATAGATAATGATTGGGTATTTTTCTATCAATTTAATAAAGAGTGTACTACCCCAAACAATAATCGGTACGCTAATCAATAAACCAATAATTACTAGAACATAGTCCCCATGAGCAGCACCTGCAACTGCTAAAACATTGTCTAGTCCCATAACAGTATCTGCAATTACAATCGTACGAACTGCTGCCCAAAAGTTCGGAGCGGCATCTACATCGTGATCTTTTTCTTCAACTAAGAGTTTAAAGGCGATCCAGAGAAGAATCAGTCCCCCTGCAACTAATAGACCAGGTATTTGTAGTAAATATACCACTACTAGAGTAGCCAATATACGCATTACAATGGCTCCACCAGTACCATAGAAGATAACCTTTTTCTGAACATCTGCTGGCAAATTACGTGCAGACATACCAATTACGATGGCATTGTCTCCTGCAAGTACCAAATCAATGATAATAATCGAAAGAAGTGCGGACCAAAAATCAGGTGAACTAATAGAATTCAGTATGGCTTCCAAAAATTCCTCATCCCTTTCTCCTGTTTAAGTTTTCTATGGGAGGTAAGCGTAAAAAAAGACCTTTACTTTAAGTTGATTGTACATCAACTAAAGTAAAGGTCTCGCTCACAACGTTAAGTTGCCCAACATAGCCGGAGTATAGGATACTCGGAATGACGACTATGATGTACAGCTACTCCCCTTTATTCAGTCTCATTTTATTCATTCAGAATTATATTGTCAATAAAATAAAAAACATTTATGAAGAAGAAGTTGCTTTATTCAGTACTTCTTCAATCTCTGGGTAACCTTTCTTTTTCGCTACCATTAGAACTGTTTCACCAGAGAAGTTTTTGAGATACAGGTCCGGCTTGTATTTCAAGAGGACTTTGGTCATCTCCATTTTTCCATTTTCCACTGCCATGATTAATGCGGACTTACCCAATGTATCTTGATCGTTCACTCTTGCTCCAGCTTGCAATAAAACTTCGGCAATCGTAATTCGGTCTTTTAGAACTGCATTCTGGAGTGGTGTTAATTTTGTTACTTTTACCTTCTCTGATTCTCGCATTTCGGTTGGTGCGCCTGTTTCATTTACGTCAACACCAGCACGGATTAACTCTTTGACGATATCCACATTTCCCTGTCGGATGGCAATTTGAAGAAGAGGATCTTGGAAGTTATCTTTTACACTAACATCGGCTTTGTTCTCGATCAATTCCTTTGTGATATCCAAGTTGTCTAGACTTACTGCACGAACAAGGGGAGAATCACCGAACTTGTTCTTATGATTGACATCTGCTTTTACCGAAATCAGATACTCTGTAACTGCTAGATGTTTACCTTGAATCGCAGCAAATAGAGGTGTCTCTCCATTTACGTCTGCCATCTGAATATCCGAATTCGCTTGTACTAGCTTCTGCACAATTTGTAAGTTACCATTTTGAGCAGCATACCAAAGAGCCGTTTTCCCATCTATATCTTTGGCTAGTACATCTGCCTTGAATTGCAATAGAGTGTTCACACTGTCTACAGAACCCTTTTCTGCCGCAAACATCAGCGCAGTTTTATTTCGATTTCCTTTTTCATTGGACTTTGCACCTTTTGTAAGAAGTAGTGCTACCATCTCATGGTCATCTAACAACACTGCTTTCATTAAGGGGGTTAAGCGTTCTTCACTCAATTTATTTGGATTCACACCACTCGTTAACAATTTCGTTACTTGTTTCATATTGCCTTCTGATACTTGAATGTACAAATTGTTTTCTTTTGCAGATAGTTTTGGTACGGGTGGTTGTGTTGATTGCTGATCTGCCGTTGTATTACAAGCTGAAATCATAACAGATAGGGCAGTTACGACAGCAGTTCCATAGAGCCATTTTTTTGAAAGCATCGTTGCAAAACTCCTCCTGAACATCCGTAGGGTTTTATTGAAAGAAAATTTATTATCATTCCCCGAAAATCACTAAACAATACTATAATGCTTTTCTGGCAAAAAGACAAACAACGGATTCATGAAAAGAAAAAAGCCAGTCATAGAAAGCAACTGGCTATTTAAAACGCTTGCGCCGGAATGAAGAACTAGCAGACGCTTTTTCCATTTCTTGCTCATATAAGGTTGAGTTTCGGTTGTTTCTCTGAAACTTATTAAAACCAGTAGTAGGAGATGCCTCTACCTCTTCTCCTAATTCCACATCTTGCTTGGAAGCAAGTAAGCTTTTCTTAAAGGACTTTCGGGAATCCGCTGGCGATTCCTCATGATAATCCTCTTTTAGATCAACTTCTACATTCCGTTTAGTAGAAGGATTTGGTTCATTTTTTCTTAACCAACTTGGTTGTACCGGACGATTGACGTGAGCACGAGATCTTGGTTCCATTGGTACAGAATCGTCCACCCAATCATCACCAGAATCTTCTTCTCGATCATGATGACCATCTTTATAAACTAATTCTTGACTTTCTAGATCGCCAAGATCCGTACGTGGTGTTCGTTCAATTCGTTGCGTTTGTTGCATACGTTCCTTACGTTTATTGGTTTGCCGACGTACCTTCTCAACGGAAATCTGACCCGTAGTGCTATATTCATCTTCACCTGGGAAAAAACTATCTAGTTCTTCCAGTTCACGTTGTCGCTTTTTTCCAACCATGATGGAAATCGCAATCCATCCTGCGATTAACAACACTATTCCAACCCAGAAAATTGGTTGCGTTAATAAATCCATTAGGGTATCGTTCCTTCCTGGCTTTATTTCCTAGGAAATAGGAAAGATAGAAGACTGATTAAGGCACCTCTATTTTCCTTTAAAACTAGGCTTTCGTTTTTCGAGGAAAGCAGCTATGCCTTCCTCACGATCTTGCGAATCAAAAACAATTCCAAAATAAGAAGCCTCCAGCTTACATGCGTTCGATAAATCCATCTCCACTCCATTATGAATTGCTTTTTTCACATATTGTAGGGATAAAGGTGCCTGTTTTGCGAACTGTTTTGCGATTTTCTCTGCCTCTTCCAATAGAGTGGCTCCCGAAGTAACACGCTGTACTAAACCCCATGCTTCTGCCTGAAACGCTGAAAACATCTCGCCAGACATACAATAATATCTGGCTCGGTATGCTCCAATCGCTCTGGCTAAACGTTGTGTCCCACCATACCCTGGGATAATCCCTAAGTTGACCTCTGGTTGTCCGAACTTTGCCGATTCCGAAGCAAGAATAAAGTCCCCAGCTAAAGCTAACTCACAACCACCGCCTAAAGCAAAACCATTTACCGCCATAATAACCGGTTTAGACAACTCTTCAATAGTTTGAAATACCAATTGACCTAGCCTAGCCTGTGCTTCTGCTTCTTGGGCAGAAGATAATTGCCCGAGCTCCCCAATATCAGCACCAGCTGCAAATGCTTTTTCTCCTGCCCCGGTAATGACGATCGAGGATATACTACCGTCTTTATCTAACTCTAAAAGTGTTGTCTGTAGTTCTTTTAACATCTCGCGGTCAAGAGCATTCATCATCTGGGGACGATTTAACGTAATCAATGCCCAACCATCTTTTTTTTCGACTAGTAAAGAGTTCTTGCTCATTCTAGATCTCTCCTTCTCCAAAACTAATTTGGACTAGCATCCATGAAGACAGTCTCACCTCAACAAACTTGATCAGACTTGTTCCGTGACAATGAAAAATCTCTCCCTAGATCAACGCTCTCTTTGTTCCACGATTTATTATGCGCGATTCAACTTAGATCGTAGATATCCTTCGATGAATGGTTGAATCTCTCCATCCATCACCGCTTGCACATTTCCTATCTCAACTAAAGTACGATGGTCTTTTACTAAACTATATGGGTGAAATACATAAGAACGGATTTGACTGCCCCATCCGATCTCACTTTGTTCCCCTTTTAATGCATTGAGCTCGTTTTGTTGTTCTTCAATTTTTTTCTCGTATAATCGAGCTTTTAGGATTTTCATTGCACGTTCACGGTTTTTGATCTGGGAACGTTCCGATTGACAGGTAACTACCGTATTAGTCGGAATATGAGTAATACGGACTGCGGAATCCGTAGTATTCACGTGTTGACCACCCGCACCACTGGAACGGTATGTGTCGATCTTGAGATCCTCTGTACGAATTTCGATCTCAACATCTCCATCCAATTCTGGCATTACATGAGCAGAAACAAAAGAAGTATGTCTCCGACCAGAAGAATCGAAAGGAGATATGCGGACAAGACGATGAACCCCTTTTTCTGCTTTTAGGTAGCCATATGCATTGACTCCCTTAATCAGAAGGGTAACAGACTTCACTCCAGCCTCGTCTCCAGCAAGATAATCCAACGTTTCGACTTTGTATCCACTTTTTTCTGCCCAACGTGTATACATTCGAAGTAACATCTCTGCCCAATCTTGGGATTCCGTTCCCCCTGCACCTGGGTGTAATTCTAAAATCGCAGAGTTTTTATCATAAGGTTCACTTAGCATCATCTGTAGATCAAACGCATCAAACTCTTTTTTCAAGGAGCGAATGTTTTGTTTCAGCTCCTCTAATAACGTTTCATCCTCTTCCTCTTGTAGAAGTTCCAATAGAACCTGTTGGTCTTCTAATTTGGCTTCGAGCCCTGCGATCGAATCGACTAACTCTTTAATTCCCTTCATCTCTTCAATCGTCTTTTGTGCCTTTTCTTGATCATCCCAAAAAGTAGGCTCTGCCATAATCGTTTCTAGGGCATGTAGTTCATTTCTCTTTTGATCTAAGTCAAAGAGACCCCCTGATATCCGCCAAACGTTGAGCGGTATTGTGTAACTCACCTTTTATTTCCGAAAAATCCATTCACGTTCACCTCTTTGTCAGTCTCACCTTATTATAACGAAGTTCTTTAGAGAGGCAAATTACTCACTCTAGACCCTCCATCAGACTTGCTTCTTTTTGTTTAACAGTCGTTTTCCTAGCCCCATCAATACTCTTACGTTATGTGCAATCTAAAGCTTCTAACTTCCACAAAAGAAAACCTGCCACTCTAAATGAGAGGGCAGGTGATGATATATAGTATATGACAATGTTAGTCTGCTAAATCCTTCATAGCTGGTTTCCCTTTAGAAGCAGACCGCTCTGTCTTGTAACAGCAGTTTTTGTATTTTTTCCCACTACCACAATAGCATGGATCGTTTCGACCGATTTTTTCGCTTGTACGACGAATCGGCTGTTTTTTGGCATCGGTTTTTCGATCTTGTTGGGTTTGTTCTCCTGAGATCGCCACAGCATTAACCGCTACTTCTTCTCTTTCTAGCGTCTCTTCTTCTTGAATTACCGATTTCATTACATATTTGACTACTTCTTCGCGAATTTCTGCGATCAGTGCCTCAAACATCTCAAATCCTTCAAATTGGTACTCACGAAGAGGATTATTTTGACCATATGCACGAAGGTGAATCCCTTGTCGCAACTGCTCCATTGAATCAATATGATCCATCCATTTACGGTCAACAGTACGCAAAATTACCACACGCGCAAACTCATTGA encodes the following:
- a CDS encoding TerC family protein, whose amino-acid sequence is MEAILNSISSPDFWSALLSIIIIDLVLAGDNAIVIGMSARNLPADVQKKVIFYGTGGAIVMRILATLVVVYLLQIPGLLVAGGLILLWIAFKLLVEEKDHDVDAAPNFWAAVRTIVIADTVMGLDNVLAVAGAAHGDYVLVIIGLLISVPIIVWGSTLFIKLIEKYPIIIYIGSGVLAYTAAKMIVKEKFLAPFFEDPIVKYGFEVVAVILVIAAGYLVKQKKTTPNTSS
- a CDS encoding ankyrin repeat domain-containing protein; translation: MLSKKWLYGTAVVTALSVMISACNTTADQQSTQPPVPKLSAKENNLYIQVSEGNMKQVTKLLTSGVNPNKLSEERLTPLMKAVLLDDHEMVALLLTKGAKSNEKGNRNKTALMFAAEKGSVDSVNTLLQFKADVLAKDIDGKTALWYAAQNGNLQIVQKLVQANSDIQMADVNGETPLFAAIQGKHLAVTEYLISVKADVNHKNKFGDSPLVRAVSLDNLDITKELIENKADVSVKDNFQDPLLQIAIRQGNVDIVKELIRAGVDVNETGAPTEMRESEKVKVTKLTPLQNAVLKDRITIAEVLLQAGARVNDQDTLGKSALIMAVENGKMEMTKVLLKYKPDLYLKNFSGETVLMVAKKKGYPEIEEVLNKATSSS
- a CDS encoding enoyl-CoA hydratase/isomerase family protein gives rise to the protein MSKNSLLVEKKDGWALITLNRPQMMNALDREMLKELQTTLLELDKDGSISSIVITGAGEKAFAAGADIGELGQLSSAQEAEAQARLGQLVFQTIEELSKPVIMAVNGFALGGGCELALAGDFILASESAKFGQPEVNLGIIPGYGGTQRLARAIGAYRARYYCMSGEMFSAFQAEAWGLVQRVTSGATLLEEAEKIAKQFAKQAPLSLQYVKKAIHNGVEMDLSNACKLEASYFGIVFDSQDREEGIAAFLEKRKPSFKGK
- the prfB gene encoding peptide chain release factor 2 (programmed frameshift), which encodes MDFSEIKGELHNTAQRLADIRGSLDLDQKRNELHALETIMAEPTFWDDQEKAQKTIEEMKGIKELVDSIAGLEAKLEDQQVLLELLQEEEDETLLEELKQNIRSLKKEFDAFDLQMMLSEPYDKNSAILELHPGAGGTESQDWAEMLLRMYTRWAEKSGYKVETLDYLAGDEAGVKSVTLLIKGVNAYGYLKAEKGVHRLVRISPFDSSGRRHTSFVSAHVMPELDGDVEIEIRTEDLKIDTYRSSGAGGQHVNTTDSAVRITHIPTNTVVTCQSERSQIKNRERAMKILKARLYEKKIEEQQNELNALKGEQSEIGWGSQIRSYVFHPYSLVKDHRTLVEIGNVQAVMDGEIQPFIEGYLRSKLNRA